From one Mycobacterium colombiense CECT 3035 genomic stretch:
- a CDS encoding sensor histidine kinase — MAPRGRIDLRLATQVMLLQLVIVTLTLIVAFGLFAAFNRARLDSQYHVHATDMARVVASSPTVIANIARYDSGPLSPTPELVDELATGPIQGVASRVEQRTHVLFVVIANASGIRVACPQRDRLAAHVAADIAAPLAGHEVTSHDDTYMGRAIVAKIPVFESGSDRVLGVVIVGLSTKAFDEQFSRNLRVLAAMAGALLVIAVAGSAVLARRWRGLTLGLRPAEITGLVRTQAAVLQGIGEGVLAADTSGYTTFVNDEACRLLEISNKTGRPVDQIGLTPRVLDVFEAADSTPVLASVGERIIVVSARPVSREGRALGTVLVVRDRTDVESLTRQLDAVQVMSTVLRAQRHEFANRLHLLNGLLQGGHVDEGLQYLEEILGSGPLGSALPGIEAIRDAYLQAFLAAKAAAAREAGVTMTIGENTWVSGRLGLPVDVTTVLGNLLDNAIDAARTGGNDVKEVEVELLQNGSTLHITVADSGGGVAPDFVDHLFTEGTTTKPDSGIPGGRGIGLALSRQISRALGGDLWLASAGDAELRLRGAEFIARLPGVMVEEEQWATQS, encoded by the coding sequence ATGGCCCCCAGGGGTCGCATCGACTTGCGACTCGCCACCCAGGTGATGCTGCTGCAGCTCGTCATCGTGACGCTGACGTTGATCGTCGCTTTCGGGCTCTTCGCCGCATTCAACCGGGCGCGCCTGGACAGCCAATATCACGTCCACGCCACCGATATGGCCCGCGTGGTCGCCTCCTCCCCCACGGTGATCGCCAACATCGCGCGCTACGACAGCGGCCCGTTGAGCCCGACCCCCGAGCTGGTGGACGAACTCGCCACGGGTCCGATTCAGGGCGTGGCATCCCGGGTCGAACAACGCACCCACGTGTTGTTCGTCGTCATCGCCAATGCGAGCGGCATCAGGGTCGCGTGCCCCCAGCGCGACAGGTTGGCAGCCCACGTTGCCGCCGACATCGCGGCTCCGCTGGCCGGGCACGAGGTGACATCACATGACGACACCTATATGGGACGCGCGATCGTGGCGAAAATCCCGGTGTTCGAATCGGGTTCCGACCGGGTGCTGGGGGTGGTCATCGTCGGCCTGTCCACCAAGGCATTCGACGAGCAGTTCTCGAGGAACCTCCGCGTATTGGCCGCGATGGCCGGTGCCCTGCTGGTCATCGCTGTCGCCGGCTCGGCGGTATTGGCCCGGCGCTGGCGGGGGCTGACACTGGGTCTGCGGCCGGCGGAGATCACCGGGCTGGTGCGAACGCAGGCGGCGGTGCTGCAGGGAATCGGCGAAGGCGTTCTCGCGGCGGACACGTCCGGCTACACCACGTTCGTCAACGACGAGGCATGCCGGCTCCTGGAGATCTCCAACAAGACGGGGCGGCCGGTCGACCAGATCGGCCTGACCCCACGGGTTCTCGACGTGTTCGAGGCCGCCGATTCGACCCCGGTGTTGGCCAGCGTGGGCGAGCGCATCATCGTCGTCTCGGCCCGGCCGGTATCGCGCGAAGGGCGGGCGCTGGGAACGGTTTTGGTGGTGCGGGACCGAACGGACGTGGAATCCCTCACGCGGCAACTCGACGCGGTGCAGGTGATGAGCACGGTGCTGCGCGCACAACGCCACGAATTCGCCAACCGCCTGCACCTGCTGAACGGGCTGTTGCAGGGCGGTCATGTGGACGAGGGATTGCAATACCTGGAAGAAATTCTCGGGTCGGGCCCGCTGGGATCCGCGCTGCCCGGCATCGAGGCCATCCGCGATGCCTACCTGCAAGCATTTCTGGCGGCCAAGGCCGCGGCGGCCCGCGAGGCCGGGGTGACGATGACGATCGGTGAAAACACCTGGGTGTCCGGCCGTCTCGGGCTGCCCGTCGATGTCACCACCGTGCTGGGCAACTTGCTCGACAACGCGATCGATGCGGCCCGGACGGGTGGCAACGACGTGAAGGAAGTGGAAGTCGAACTGCTGCAGAATGGTTCGACGCTGCACATCACCGTCGCCGACAGCGGCGGCGGCGTGGCACCCGATTTCGTCGATCACCTCTTCACCGAGGGCACCACGACCAAGCCCGACTCGGGGATACCGGGCGGCCGCGGCATCGGGCTTGCGTTGTCGCGCCAGATTTCTCGCGCGCTGGGCGGTGACCTGTGGCTGGCCAGCGCCGGCGACGCCGAGCTGCGGCTGCGCGGTGCGGAATTCATCGCCCGGCTGCCGGGCGTGATGGTGGAGGAGGAGCAATGGGCGACCCAGAGCTGA